CGACCCCGCCGCGCTCGCCCGGCTGCTCGACCGCGCCGACGCCGTCGTCTCCGCCCTCGGACCACGCGCCAAGGAGCACGACCTGCACACCCGCACCGCCCGGGCGCTGGTCGAGATCATGCAGGCGAGCGGTCCGCGCCGGTTCGTCGGCGTCAGCGGGGCGGGCATCGACGTCCCTGGCGACCAGAAGGCTGGCAAGGACGTGGCGATCAGCTGGCTCATCCGCACCCTCGGTGGTGCCGTCGTGAAGGACAAGCCGGCCGAGCACGCCGTGTGGGCGGCGTCCGGACTCGACTGGACCCTCGTGCGCCCGCCCCGCCTGGTCGACGGCCCTCCGACCGGCCACCTGGAGCACGACGCGCACCGGTCGACCCGCTCGACCACGATCCTCCGCTCGGACCTCGGCGCGTTCCTCGTCGACGTCGTCGAGCAGGACCTCTACGTGGGTGTCGCGCCGTTCGTCGCGACCGCGCGCGGCTGACACCGCGCCGAACGAAATCGTCCATCGGTCCGAGCCGGACGTCATTCTGGCGGGAGCATGCCGTGGACGAGGAGTTCGACGCAGTCGTCGACGGTCGGTCCGGCCCCTATCGCCGCCGTGAACAAGGTGGCCAGGAGCGCGAGGGTCGCGGTGCGCGGATCGACGTCGCCACGGAGTCGGCCGAGGCTCCGCTCGGCGGCGAGGTACGCCTCGAGCTGCGCGGGAGGACCGGTGAGGTCGGCGCCCGCCACGAGGTGCTCCTCGCGGGAGCGCGCGAGCTCGGGGTCGAGCAGCATGGCGAGCTCGAGGGGGATCGCCTCGGCCTTCACCCCGGCCAGCCGGTGCAGGCACTCGCGGAGGTTGTCACCGACCGACGCCTCGCCCGCGCGAGCCGGGAGCCCGGCGAACCACTCGTCCACCTGGGCGTTGGCGTGCATCACCGCCGAGCCGAACAGTGCGAGCTTGTCGGGGAAGTGCCGGTAGATGGTGGCCTCCGAGACCCCGGCCTGCTCGGCGATGGCCCGTGTCGTGGCACGCGCGTAGCCGTCCCGGGCGGCGACGACCAGTGTCGCCTCCAACAGGTTGGTGCGGGTTCGAGGTCCCCGGGGCATGGTCGTCCTTCCGGTCAGTCGGTGATGTCCCGTCGAGCGAACACCACCAGGGTGATGACGAGGCAGACCATGACGTACGCGGCGCCGAGGGCGAGTGCGGTGCCGTAGGAGAGCACGTCGTTCCCGCCTGCGGCCAGTGCGCTGATGGTCGAACCCGGGAGCCAGTCTCGCAGCCCGTCGAAGGCGGCGGTGAGCACCGACTCCACGACGAGCACCCAGCCGGCCCCGACCGACACGGCCACGGCCGCGGAACGGGTCACGACGGCGAGGACGAGCCCGATCATCCCCCACACCAGGAGGGCGAGGAAGAGGTCGATCCAAGCGCCGACGACCACCGCCACCGTGTCGGTGCCCCAGGCCGTGAGGTCGAGGTCCGAGGTACCGCCCACCACGGGTGCGGCCAGGAGGTCGACGAGCATGGCGACCGTGGTGGCGGCCGCGGTCCACAGGGCGAGAGCGCCGACCTTGCCGACGACGAGCTTCCAGCGCCGCGGCTGGGCGGCGACGAGAAGCCGGACCAGGCCGGTCGAGTGGTCGGCGGCCGTGAGGACCGCCCAGAACGCGAGGGCCACGATGCCGAACATGCTCGACGCGGCGGCGAGCGGCGCCATGATGCCCCGCGCGGACTCGAGGGTCTCCACGGAGGGGAAGGCGACGCCGGGACCCGCAGCCGGAGCCCCCGCCGGGTCTGTGGAGAGCTGGAAGATCACCACGACGATCATCACGGCGAACAGGGCGGTCAGGCCGAACCAGGCGCCGAGCACGCCCGGTCGACGCGACCTCGTCAGCTCGCTGCGCAGGGCGTGCAGCATCATCGACCTCCTTCGGCCTGGCGAGCGCGGGCAGCCGCGACCTCGCCGTCGTCGGTCCCGGTCAGGTCGAGGAAGACCTGCTCGAGGGACTCACGGACGGTTCGCAGCTCGGTGAGGGTGATCCCCACTGCCGCCGCTTCCCGGTTGATGTCGGCGGCACGTCCGGCGGCGCCGACCACCCGGACGCCGGCACTGGTCGGTTCCACCTCGTGACCTGCGCCACGGAGCGTCTCGACGAGCGCGGGAAGGTCAACAGCGCGCTCTGGTACGACGTCGACGTGCCCGTGGGAGCGTGCGAGCAGGTCGGCGACCGGACCGGAGTAGAGCAGCTCACCGAACCGGATGACCACGAGGTGGTCGCACACCGCCTCGATCTCGGAGAGCAGGTGGGACGAGACGACGACGGTGCGCCCTTCCTGCGCCAGCGCGCCGAGCAGGGCACGGATCTCGACGATGCCCGAGGGGTCGAGCCCGTTGGTCGGCTCGTCGAGCACGAGCAGCTCGGGATCGGGCAAAAGTGCCGCGGCGATCCCGAGGCGCTGCTTCATGCCGAGGGAGAACCGCTTGACGGGTTCACGGTCTCGGCCGACCAGGCCCACGATGTCGAGGACGGCGTCGACCCGGGAGGCGGGGAGCCCACGGACCTGCGCCAACGACGCGAGGTTGGCCCGTGCGGACAGGCCCGGCACGAAGGCCGGGTTCTCGACCAGCGCGCCGACACGGGCCAGGTAGGCGCCGTCACCCTCGACCGGCTGCCCGAGCATCGTCGCGGTGCCCGACGTCGGCCGGATCAGGCCGAGCAGCATCCGGATCATCGTGGACTTGCCGGAGCCGTTCGGGCCGACCAGGCCCACCACACCTCCGGTCGGTATACGAACGCTCACCGCATCGACGGCGACCACGTCGCCGAACGTCCGGGTGAGCGACTCGGTCGTGATCGCGCTCATCGCATCTCCAAAGTCAGTGAGTACTCACTTACATTACCGCATCCACGAAGGGTCGATCACGGACGACGACCCGCACGGCCCCGACGAGCGTGTCGCAGACCGCGAGGACGTCCCCCCTCAGCAAGCACCGGCGACGTGACGCCGTCGGCACGGCACGTCTGGCCGGCCTGCTGGTCGGCCCGCGCGGGGCAGGTTCGTTCCACGGCTACGAACGCGCCGGCGTCCGCTCCCCGTCGCCCCTCGCCGCGCTGCTGCGGGCCCGCCACGCCGGCACGTTCCTCGTGCCCACCGACACCGGCTGCGCCGACCCCGACCACCGGAGGACACCAGGAAGGCACTGTTCTCGCCGAGACCGGCACCGACGGGCGACCCGTCGCCTACGACCGGGTCGCCGGAGTCGTCGTCACCGGCAACCAGGAAGGCGCGCACCACGTCATCTCCGAGGTCTCCGGCGCACTCGCCAACATCGGCTACACCATCCCCGGAAAGGCCTGGACCTACTGGAACCAGGGCCCCGGACCGGGACCCGACTACCCCGGCACCGACCACGGGCACGAATGGTCCTACCGCAGCGGACGACTCATGGCCGCCAACCTGCACCGCGTCGCGCTCGCCCCAGAACCCGGGGCCGCACCCGACAGCCGGACGGTCTCGTCCTCGGAGCTCCAGGAGGGCGAACGGTTCGCCGCCGATAGAGCCCGGTCGCACGATCCCGGTGCCCGGCCTAGCGTGGAACGGGCGAGGTCGAGCACACGGCTTCATTCCCGACGATCACCGCACCCGGCGTCCCTGGTCCCCCAGGGAGGCCCACACCGTGGCCCGGGTGCGGCACGAGGAGGACCGAACCATGACCGACGACGCCTTCCCTGCCCAGCAGCAGCAGCCTCCCGGCCTGACCGAGGAGATGACCCCCACGCCGGACCATGGCGAGCACAGCTACCGCGGCTCCGGCCGCCTCGAAGGGAGGCGAGCCCTGGTCACCGGTGGGGATTCCGGCATCGGGCGTGCCGTCGCGATCGCCTTCGCCCGCGAGGGGGCCGACGTCGCGATCGGCTACCTGCCCGAGGAGCAGCAGGACGCCGAGGAGACCGCCCGCTGGGTCACGGAGGCTGGCCGCACCGCGACCCTCCTGCCGGGCAACCTGACCGAGGAGCGGACCGCCCGGGCACTGCCCGGCCGCGCCACCGAGGCCCTCGGCGGGCTGGACGTCCTGGTGAACAACGCCGGCTTCCAGATGGCTCGCCGCGACGCCTTCGAGGACGTCACCACCGAGGAGATCGACCGCGTGATGCGGACCAACCTCTACGCCCTGTTCTGGGTGACGCAGGCGGCCCTGCCGCACCTGAGGGAAGGGTCGAGCATCATCAACAACTCCTCGATCCAGGCCTACCAACCCTCGACGTCCCTCCTGGACTACGCCTCGACCAAGGCGGCCATCAACAACCTCACCGTCAACCTCGCCGCAGAGCTCGGACCGCGCGGCATCCGGGTCAACGCCGTCGCCCCCGGCCCGATCTGGACCCCGTTGCAGCCGGCCACCCAGCCCGAGGAGAAGATCGAGAAGTTCGGACAGGACACCCCGCTGGGGCGGGCCGGGCAGCCCTCCGAGGTCGCTCCCGCCTTCGTGTTCCTCGCCTCACCGTCGGACGCCGCCTACGTGTCGGGCACGGTGCTCGGCGTCACGGGCGGCAAGCCCGTCTTCTGACGACCCGACGACCATCAGGAGGAAGCACCATGCCACGACGTGACCCCGGCCCCAGCGTCAAGGACGACGAGCTCTACGAGAAGCTCCGCGACGAGGGCAACAGCAAGGAGAAGTCCGCCAGGATCGCCAACGCCGCCGCCGCTGAAGGCCGCAGCACCGTCGGATCACGTGGCGGCGAGTCCGGCTCCTACGAGGACTGGACCGTGGACGACCTGCGCAAGCGCGCCGCCGAGCTCGACATCGAGGGGCGGTCATCGATGCGCAAGGCCGAGCTCATCGACGCCCTCCGCTCCCACTGAGACGCCCCCACCTGGGCGAAGCACTCCGCCAGTCCGGCAGCGTGACGCCCGCGCGCACCGGGCAGAGGCGGTGGCCGTTGCCACCACCGCGATCACGCATCCGTGCGGTGGACCGCCGAGAAGAAGGGACACCATGACCTCCCAGCACGACGACCAGCGCAAGGCGAGTTCCGAGGCGGCGCAGGCGGACCCCCGCCACGAGCGGCGCATGTACGCGCGCTTCGGCCTCATGATCGCCACCTCGACCGCGGTGATGTTCGCGCTGACCTACACCAACGCGTTCTCCATCGACCACGTGAGATGGAGCGAGGAACGGTTCTACATGGCAGTCCTCATGGGGGCCGCGATGGCGCTGGTGATGTGGGCCTTCATGCGCAGCATGATGTACAAGAACCGCACCTACAACATCGCACTGGTGCTGGTGGCCGTGCTGCTCGGCGGCTCCGCGCTGTATCTCGCCCGGTCCCAGGCCCTCGTGGACGACCAGGCATACATGAAGGGCATGATCCCGCACCACTCCATCGCGATCCTGACCAGCGAACGCGCGGACATCGACGACGTACGGGTCAGGGAACTCGCCGACGGCATCATCGAGGCCCAGCGCAAGGAGATCAAGGAGATGAACTGGCTGATCGACGACATCGAGACGAACGGCCCCGCGACCACACCCGAGCAGGCCGCAGAACGCCCCGTCCCATCCTTCGAAGGAACCGCTTCGGGGTCGCTCGAGGAGCTCGAAGCAGCCCTGATCGCTCTCGGCCTCGTCGAGCAGGTCCCCCAGAAGTGAAACCGGGGTCGGCCC
This Isoptericola jiangsuensis DNA region includes the following protein-coding sequences:
- a CDS encoding NAD(P)-dependent oxidoreductase, coding for MNIALLGATGRTGRHTLATALDRGHTVTVLTRDPARLPDAVRSRVATVVGEATDPAALARLLDRADAVVSALGPRAKEHDLHTRTARALVEIMQASGPRRFVGVSGAGIDVPGDQKAGKDVAISWLIRTLGGAVVKDKPAEHAVWAASGLDWTLVRPPRLVDGPPTGHLEHDAHRSTRSTTILRSDLGAFLVDVVEQDLYVGVAPFVATARG
- a CDS encoding TetR/AcrR family transcriptional regulator, whose product is MPRGPRTRTNLLEATLVVAARDGYARATTRAIAEQAGVSEATIYRHFPDKLALFGSAVMHANAQVDEWFAGLPARAGEASVGDNLRECLHRLAGVKAEAIPLELAMLLDPELARSREEHLVAGADLTGPPAQLEAYLAAERSLGRLRGDVDPRTATLALLATLFTAAIGAGPTVDDCVELLVHGMLPPE
- a CDS encoding ATP-binding cassette domain-containing protein, giving the protein MSAITTESLTRTFGDVVAVDAVSVRIPTGGVVGLVGPNGSGKSTMIRMLLGLIRPTSGTATMLGQPVEGDGAYLARVGALVENPAFVPGLSARANLASLAQVRGLPASRVDAVLDIVGLVGRDREPVKRFSLGMKQRLGIAAALLPDPELLVLDEPTNGLDPSGIVEIRALLGALAQEGRTVVVSSHLLSEIEAVCDHLVVIRFGELLYSGPVADLLARSHGHVDVVPERAVDLPALVETLRGAGHEVEPTSAGVRVVGAAGRAADINREAAAVGITLTELRTVRESLEQVFLDLTGTDDGEVAAARARQAEGGR
- a CDS encoding SDR family oxidoreductase, with amino-acid sequence MTDDAFPAQQQQPPGLTEEMTPTPDHGEHSYRGSGRLEGRRALVTGGDSGIGRAVAIAFAREGADVAIGYLPEEQQDAEETARWVTEAGRTATLLPGNLTEERTARALPGRATEALGGLDVLVNNAGFQMARRDAFEDVTTEEIDRVMRTNLYALFWVTQAALPHLREGSSIINNSSIQAYQPSTSLLDYASTKAAINNLTVNLAAELGPRGIRVNAVAPGPIWTPLQPATQPEEKIEKFGQDTPLGRAGQPSEVAPAFVFLASPSDAAYVSGTVLGVTGGKPVF
- a CDS encoding DUF7218 family protein, which translates into the protein MPRRDPGPSVKDDELYEKLRDEGNSKEKSARIANAAAAEGRSTVGSRGGESGSYEDWTVDDLRKRAAELDIEGRSSMRKAELIDALRSH
- a CDS encoding DUF305 domain-containing protein; the encoded protein is MTSQHDDQRKASSEAAQADPRHERRMYARFGLMIATSTAVMFALTYTNAFSIDHVRWSEERFYMAVLMGAAMALVMWAFMRSMMYKNRTYNIALVLVAVLLGGSALYLARSQALVDDQAYMKGMIPHHSIAILTSERADIDDVRVRELADGIIEAQRKEIKEMNWLIDDIETNGPATTPEQAAERPVPSFEGTASGSLEELEAALIALGLVEQVPQK